Proteins encoded together in one Pseudomonas sp. ADAK13 window:
- a CDS encoding serine hydrolase domain-containing protein, translating to MPVLHRPSSLVERSALYMLLCASTLALSLTASAATPDPAKPYPHAQEPIGDVQAIYDGRLSEDLAVTTFRNTDRLFPTRTIKAGGHPFPLPRSSQPLGPVAFDYKGKHYSLDDYVAINKVTGLLVLKDGKIVDERYEKGNTAETRWMSMSVAKSITSTLVGAALQDGAIKSLDDKVTRYLPALAGSGYDQVTVRQILSMRSGIKWNEQYTDPTSDERHLIKLRSEQVPGSLLKFMASLQTAAPPGTRTNYSTGETQVLGQLVSAAVGKPLTQYLSEKIWAPYGMQTDAKWWLDGTHGNEVGGSGISATLEDYGRFGQFVLSGGKAGGQQVLPKDWLSFASATTGSDAAYGDFASMWWPGWTDASKADKAFTAAGTFGQYVYINPTKNVVIVVWQAQTKPTGGKVIDDMFAFDAVAKALQ from the coding sequence ATGCCCGTGCTCCATCGCCCTTCATCCCTGGTTGAACGCAGCGCGCTTTACATGTTGCTGTGCGCTTCGACGCTCGCCCTGTCGTTGACCGCCAGCGCGGCCACCCCGGATCCCGCAAAGCCTTACCCCCATGCACAGGAACCGATCGGCGACGTGCAGGCCATCTATGACGGCAGGCTCAGCGAGGACTTGGCGGTCACTACCTTCCGTAATACCGACCGATTGTTCCCGACGCGCACGATCAAGGCGGGCGGCCATCCGTTCCCGTTACCCCGCAGCAGCCAACCACTCGGGCCGGTTGCCTTTGACTATAAAGGCAAGCACTACAGCCTCGACGACTATGTGGCGATCAACAAGGTCACCGGGCTGTTGGTGCTCAAGGACGGCAAGATCGTTGATGAGCGTTATGAAAAAGGCAACACCGCCGAGACCCGGTGGATGTCGATGTCGGTGGCCAAATCCATTACTTCGACCCTGGTGGGCGCGGCCCTGCAGGACGGCGCCATCAAGAGCCTGGATGACAAGGTCACTCGCTATTTGCCGGCGTTGGCGGGCAGCGGTTATGACCAGGTTACGGTGCGCCAGATCCTGTCCATGCGTTCCGGGATCAAGTGGAACGAGCAATACACCGACCCGACCTCCGACGAACGCCACTTGATCAAACTGCGTAGCGAGCAAGTGCCCGGGTCGCTGCTGAAGTTCATGGCCAGTCTGCAAACCGCCGCGCCACCTGGCACCCGCACCAACTACAGCACCGGTGAGACCCAAGTGCTGGGGCAACTGGTGAGCGCTGCGGTGGGCAAGCCACTCACGCAATACCTGAGTGAGAAAATCTGGGCGCCTTATGGCATGCAAACCGACGCCAAGTGGTGGCTGGACGGTACCCATGGCAATGAAGTGGGCGGCAGCGGCATCAGTGCGACGCTTGAGGATTACGGACGGTTTGGGCAGTTCGTGCTCAGCGGCGGCAAGGCCGGTGGGCAGCAGGTATTGCCCAAGGACTGGTTGAGTTTTGCCAGCGCGACCACGGGTTCAGATGCGGCGTATGGTGACTTTGCGTCTATGTGGTGGCCGGGCTGGACCGACGCTTCCAAGGCGGATAAAGCCTTTACTGCGGCCGGTACGTTTGGGCAGTACGTGTACATCAACCCGACCAAGAATGTGGTGATTGTGGTGTGGCAGGCACAGACCAAACCCACGGGTGGCAAGGTAATCGACGATATGTTTGCCTTTGACGCGGTAGCCAAAGCGCTTCAGTAA
- a CDS encoding LysR family transcriptional regulator, whose protein sequence is MPASDLQLDWLKCFVAVVDAGSLSGAAHEVNRSQSAVSMQMKKLEAALGRQLLSRGPRHLQLTADGQTLLSYARRMLALHAETQAAFHGEELTGRIRLGVAEDYAARYLTPLLKRYSPRYAGVEIELTCEQSTTLIPQLRSGDLDLALVSRDSPQSGTFLFKEPMVWVGSPQFELWRRDPIPIAVYESASLARHYAVNSLTQRGRAFKVVYNSSSLAGQVAAVEGGLAIAAITQCTVQESLQVLGSEHGLGNIQPMEVSILRSRASRGSKAVNSLHAFIIRALRAQP, encoded by the coding sequence ATGCCGGCCAGTGATTTGCAACTTGATTGGCTCAAATGCTTTGTGGCCGTGGTGGACGCCGGCTCGCTGTCGGGCGCCGCCCACGAGGTCAACCGCTCGCAGTCCGCCGTCAGCATGCAGATGAAGAAACTCGAGGCGGCCCTTGGGCGGCAGTTGTTGAGCCGAGGCCCCAGGCACCTGCAACTGACCGCCGACGGCCAGACCCTGCTGAGCTACGCCCGGCGTATGCTCGCCCTGCACGCCGAGACCCAGGCGGCGTTTCACGGTGAAGAACTGACCGGGCGCATCCGCCTGGGCGTCGCGGAAGACTACGCGGCCCGGTACCTCACGCCGCTGCTCAAGCGCTATTCGCCACGCTACGCCGGGGTGGAAATAGAACTCACCTGTGAACAGTCGACCACGCTGATCCCGCAGTTGCGCAGCGGCGACCTTGACCTGGCGCTGGTGTCCAGGGACTCGCCCCAGAGCGGCACCTTCCTGTTCAAGGAGCCCATGGTCTGGGTCGGCTCACCCCAGTTCGAACTGTGGCGACGCGACCCGATCCCCATCGCCGTCTACGAAAGCGCCAGCCTGGCCCGGCATTACGCGGTGAACTCGCTCACCCAACGGGGGCGGGCATTCAAGGTGGTGTACAACAGCTCCAGCCTTGCCGGGCAGGTGGCCGCCGTAGAGGGCGGGCTGGCGATTGCCGCGATCACCCAGTGCACCGTGCAGGAGTCGCTTCAGGTGTTGGGGAGCGAGCACGGCCTGGGAAACATTCAACCCATGGAAGTTTCGATTCTGCGTAGCCGGGCGTCTCGCGGGTCTAAAGCCGTCAACAGCCTGCATGCATTCATCATCCGGGCGCTGAGGGCTCAGCCGTAG
- a CDS encoding MFS transporter: MPSASRAPSGLPEHNQQTVLQQWLAILSVAVGAFALVTSEFLPVGVLNDVAADLGISAGHAGLMVTLPGIMAALAAPLLSVGIGAMDRRYLLIGLTLIMIIANMVVAYASDFSLLLFGRVLLGISIGGFWATAIALSGRLAPKGVGVAKATSIIMMGVTLATVLGVPVGTWLSGLMGWRMTFLVTALVGIPVLLAQMFLLPRLEPEKAIRVSDLPALFINPQARVGLIAVLLIGLAHFAAYTYVAPFFKNSSGFDGPTIGSLLLLYGVAGVMGNVFAGFAANRSVRHTLLLVALMIGASTALFPYFATGMTGAVMLIALWGFAFGAFPACASIWMFVVAPKDVERGMPLFVALFQVIIAVGSFFGGQIVDKMGTSVLLSLATALVGAGFMTVLVLGRKVSNSLAAQPA, translated from the coding sequence ATGCCAAGCGCAAGCCGGGCCCCTAGCGGCCTCCCCGAACATAATCAACAAACCGTCCTGCAACAGTGGCTGGCCATTCTCTCAGTGGCCGTGGGCGCTTTCGCCCTGGTCACCAGCGAATTCCTGCCGGTGGGCGTACTCAACGACGTCGCCGCCGACCTCGGCATCAGCGCCGGCCACGCCGGTCTGATGGTCACCCTGCCCGGCATCATGGCCGCCCTCGCCGCCCCGTTGCTGTCGGTGGGCATTGGCGCCATGGACCGCCGCTACCTGCTGATCGGCCTGACCCTGATCATGATCATCGCCAACATGGTGGTGGCCTACGCCAGCGACTTCAGCCTCCTGCTGTTCGGCCGCGTACTGCTGGGCATCAGCATCGGCGGCTTCTGGGCCACGGCCATCGCCCTCAGCGGCCGCCTGGCCCCCAAAGGCGTGGGCGTCGCGAAAGCCACCTCCATCATCATGATGGGCGTGACCCTGGCCACCGTCCTCGGCGTGCCCGTCGGCACCTGGCTGAGCGGCCTGATGGGCTGGCGCATGACCTTCCTCGTCACCGCACTGGTGGGCATACCGGTACTGCTGGCACAGATGTTTTTGCTGCCCCGCCTCGAACCGGAAAAAGCCATCCGCGTCAGCGACCTGCCGGCCCTGTTCATCAACCCACAAGCCCGGGTCGGCCTCATCGCCGTACTGCTGATCGGCCTGGCGCACTTTGCCGCCTACACCTACGTCGCACCGTTCTTCAAAAACAGCTCCGGCTTCGACGGCCCGACCATTGGCTCTCTGCTGCTGCTCTACGGCGTGGCCGGCGTGATGGGCAACGTCTTCGCCGGCTTCGCCGCCAACCGCAGCGTGCGCCACACCCTGCTGCTGGTCGCCCTGATGATCGGCGCCAGCACCGCCCTGTTCCCCTACTTCGCCACCGGCATGACCGGCGCCGTGATGCTGATCGCCCTGTGGGGCTTCGCCTTCGGCGCCTTCCCGGCGTGTGCGAGTATCTGGATGTTCGTGGTTGCGCCCAAGGATGTTGAACGTGGCATGCCACTGTTCGTGGCGTTGTTCCAGGTGATCATTGCCGTGGGCTCGTTCTTCGGCGGGCAGATCGTCGACAAGATGGGCACTTCGGTGCTGTTGAGTCTGGCGACGGCGTTGGTGGGCGCTGGGTTTATGACCGTGCTGGTGTTGGGGCGCAAGGTGAGTAATAGCCTGGCGGCCCAGCCGGCCTGA
- a CDS encoding DUF6124 family protein has protein sequence MFKVTPNPPGTPDLKLHQAAQRALDHYLNPSSTKTTPPSGALFSVAADASSENLITNSYETFASVSALLLDLSEELSGKDRDVALAIHQLSELGVLLVGKLMDREVPCS, from the coding sequence ATGTTTAAGGTAACGCCGAATCCTCCGGGAACTCCCGATCTCAAACTACACCAGGCAGCCCAGCGCGCCCTGGATCACTATCTCAATCCCTCCTCCACCAAAACTACCCCGCCGTCGGGTGCGCTGTTCAGTGTTGCGGCGGATGCCAGCAGTGAAAACCTGATTACCAATAGCTATGAAACCTTTGCCTCGGTCAGCGCGTTGCTGCTTGATCTGTCGGAAGAGCTGAGCGGGAAAGACCGTGATGTGGCGTTGGCGATTCATCAACTCAGTGAGTTGGGGGTGCTGTTGGTGGGTAAGCTGATGGATCGGGAGGTGCCTTGTAGCTGA
- a CDS encoding kinase inhibitor gives MKLKVLAPAITLIMAASGHAASFSLSSPDIADQRPLTRLQEFNGFGCSGGNTSPALSWSNAPAGTKSFAITVYDPDAPTGSGWWHWTVVNLPTTVTRLPSNVGAHLPAGAVQGRTDYGQPGFGGACPPVGDKPHRYQFTVWALKVDTLPIDNQSSGALVGYMLNANSLAKATITAPYGR, from the coding sequence ATGAAACTCAAAGTACTTGCCCCCGCGATCACCCTGATCATGGCCGCCAGCGGGCACGCCGCCAGCTTCTCCCTCAGCAGCCCGGACATCGCCGACCAGCGCCCACTGACGCGCCTGCAGGAATTCAATGGTTTCGGCTGCAGCGGCGGCAACACGTCCCCTGCCCTGTCCTGGAGCAACGCCCCGGCGGGCACCAAAAGCTTTGCCATCACCGTCTACGACCCGGACGCCCCGACCGGCAGCGGCTGGTGGCACTGGACCGTGGTCAACCTGCCCACCACCGTCACCCGCCTGCCGAGCAATGTCGGTGCCCACCTGCCGGCCGGGGCCGTGCAAGGGCGCACGGATTACGGCCAGCCCGGCTTCGGCGGCGCGTGCCCGCCCGTGGGTGATAAACCCCATCGCTATCAATTCACCGTATGGGCGTTGAAAGTCGACACGCTGCCGATCGACAATCAGTCCAGCGGCGCCCTGGTCGGCTACATGCTCAATGCCAACAGCCTGGCCAAGGCCACAATCACGGCCCCTTACGGACGCTAG
- a CDS encoding helix-turn-helix transcriptional regulator has translation MDVHEGVRHRESIIESCVIRARQHHTLQRVPIFMTALCRVRQGQKQMQWDAREMRAGPQDLILLPAGRELGVTNFPGAQGDYIADVVSFPVPVLRNFIARYGAQFKGNTNTDLCVRLDKQTRQAWDQLLTALGTGAPATLCTHYGEAVLLCLCLAGQAGPLLMDRNDPLSERVQRLISSHLSRDWTVASVAQQLNLGESTLRRQLANEDASFRSILENVRLGAALQQLQTSRDSIGEISNACGYASASRFAVRFKSHYGLSPRSLRAAM, from the coding sequence ATGGATGTTCACGAAGGTGTGCGGCACAGGGAAAGCATCATTGAAAGCTGCGTGATCAGGGCCCGGCAACATCACACCCTGCAACGCGTGCCGATCTTCATGACGGCCCTGTGCCGCGTGCGCCAAGGGCAAAAACAGATGCAGTGGGACGCGCGCGAAATGCGCGCAGGCCCGCAGGATTTGATTTTGCTGCCGGCGGGGCGCGAGCTGGGCGTAACCAACTTTCCCGGCGCCCAGGGTGACTACATCGCCGACGTGGTGTCGTTTCCGGTGCCGGTGTTGCGTAACTTCATCGCCCGGTATGGCGCACAATTCAAGGGCAACACGAACACAGACCTGTGCGTGCGCCTGGACAAACAGACCCGACAAGCCTGGGACCAACTGCTGACCGCATTGGGTACCGGCGCCCCGGCGACCTTGTGCACCCACTATGGCGAAGCTGTGTTGCTGTGCCTGTGCCTGGCCGGCCAGGCGGGGCCGTTGCTGATGGACCGCAACGACCCGCTGAGCGAGCGGGTGCAGCGGCTGATCAGCAGCCACCTGTCCCGTGACTGGACGGTGGCCAGCGTTGCGCAGCAGTTGAATCTGGGGGAGTCGACCCTGCGCCGGCAGTTGGCCAATGAGGATGCGAGCTTCAGGTCGATCCTGGAAAACGTGCGACTGGGGGCTGCCTTGCAACAGCTGCAAACCTCCAGGGATTCCATTGGGGAGATTTCCAACGCCTGCGGGTATGCGTCGGCTTCAAGGTTTGCGGTGCGGTTCAAGTCGCATTATGGGCTGTCGCCACGGTCGTTGCGGGCGGCGATGTGA
- a CDS encoding LysE family translocator yields MPFDTWLLYVVTCFGIAVVPGPNALLALTHGALHGSRKTLFTITGGVLGFALVLALCALGLGALIQASASLFTALKVAGGLYLIWLGFGLWRAAPVSLEATGTTSSRSWPLFRQGLVSAISNPKALLLFTAFIPPFLDPHRNIIAQTLTIALTYAVVEFIVEYLVASAAHRVRPWLARTGRRFNKVCGGFFVLFGLALPIHA; encoded by the coding sequence ATGCCCTTTGATACCTGGCTGCTTTACGTGGTTACCTGCTTCGGCATCGCGGTGGTGCCAGGCCCCAATGCGTTATTGGCGCTGACCCATGGCGCCCTTCATGGCAGCCGCAAAACGCTGTTCACCATCACCGGCGGCGTGCTCGGTTTTGCGTTGGTGCTGGCGCTGTGTGCGTTGGGGTTGGGGGCGCTGATCCAGGCGTCGGCCAGTTTGTTCACTGCCCTGAAAGTGGCGGGTGGGCTGTATCTGATCTGGCTGGGCTTCGGGCTGTGGCGGGCGGCGCCGGTCAGCCTTGAGGCGACCGGCACTACCAGCTCACGGAGCTGGCCGCTGTTCCGCCAGGGGCTGGTGTCGGCCATTTCGAACCCCAAGGCCTTGCTGCTGTTCACCGCGTTTATTCCACCGTTCCTGGATCCCCACCGGAACATCATCGCGCAGACGCTCACCATCGCGCTGACCTACGCCGTGGTGGAGTTCATCGTTGAGTATCTGGTGGCCAGCGCCGCGCACCGGGTCCGGCCCTGGCTGGCCAGAACCGGGCGCCGGTTCAATAAGGTGTGTGGCGGGTTTTTTGTGCTGTTCGGGTTGGCCCTGCCTATCCATGCCTGA